In one Salipiger abyssi genomic region, the following are encoded:
- a CDS encoding DUF6280 family protein, whose protein sequence is MKDFVDSTAFNAEQGNRARKLFAAVVLAALDDAIADDKKYGNGPEQIARWARSRDGREVLSCAGIDPNERVVAGLMEFVGKGVRTSVALSREESERRNAAAAAEREAA, encoded by the coding sequence ATGAAGGATTTCGTGGACAGCACAGCCTTTAATGCCGAACAAGGCAACCGCGCGCGCAAGCTTTTTGCCGCTGTGGTTCTGGCTGCGCTCGACGACGCCATCGCCGATGACAAGAAGTATGGCAATGGTCCCGAACAGATTGCCCGCTGGGCCCGCTCGCGCGATGGGCGCGAGGTTCTCAGCTGTGCCGGCATCGACCCCAACGAGCGGGTTGTCGCCGGCCTGATGGAATTCGTTGGCAAGGGTGTGCGCACCTCCGTCGCGCTGTCGCGTGAGGAAAGCGAGCGCCGCAATGCCGCGGCCGCAGCCGAGCGCGAAGCAGCCTGA
- the efp gene encoding elongation factor P has translation MPKINGNEIRPGNVLEHNDGLWAAVKVDHVKPGKGGAFAQVELRNLRNGSKLNERFRSADKVERVRLEQKDMQFLFESDGMLTFMDTETYDQVELPAEILGERRPFLQDGMTIVVEFYDAEALNATLPQKVTCKVVETEPVVKGQTAANSFKPATLDNGVKVMVPPFVGQDEDIVVNTETMEYSERA, from the coding sequence ATGCCCAAGATCAACGGTAACGAGATCCGCCCCGGCAACGTGCTGGAACACAATGACGGCCTCTGGGCCGCCGTGAAGGTGGACCATGTGAAGCCCGGCAAGGGCGGGGCGTTCGCGCAGGTCGAGCTGCGCAACCTGCGCAACGGCTCCAAGCTGAACGAGCGCTTCCGCTCCGCTGACAAGGTCGAGCGCGTGCGGCTCGAGCAGAAGGACATGCAGTTCCTCTTCGAGAGCGACGGCATGCTGACCTTCATGGATACCGAAACCTACGACCAGGTCGAGCTGCCGGCGGAGATTCTCGGCGAGCGCCGTCCCTTCCTTCAGGACGGCATGACCATCGTGGTGGAGTTCTACGACGCCGAGGCGCTGAACGCGACGCTGCCGCAGAAGGTGACCTGTAAGGTCGTGGAGACCGAGCCGGTGGTCAAAGGTCAGACGGCGGCCAACAGCTTCAAGCCCGCGACGCTGGACAATGGCGTCAAGGTCATGGTGCCGCCCTTTGTCGGGCAGGACGAGGATATCGTCGTGAACACCGAAACCATGGAATATTCGGAACGCGCATAA
- a CDS encoding GNAT family N-acetyltransferase, giving the protein MIDHFTETDLSDVAVLLRGLNALHAARLPQRFHEAADAAALGSFLQERMGQGARALVYRAGGVARGYLLWHPRDVPASAVDHARRVAVLEHIAVAPSWRRRGIARRLVARFEAEAAGAGCEAWLTAVHDFNAASAALMRQAGAARAIDILEKPLA; this is encoded by the coding sequence ATGATCGACCATTTCACCGAGACCGACCTGTCGGATGTGGCGGTGCTGCTGCGCGGGCTGAACGCGCTGCACGCGGCACGTCTGCCGCAGCGGTTCCACGAGGCCGCCGACGCGGCGGCGCTCGGCAGTTTTCTGCAGGAGCGCATGGGGCAGGGGGCGCGGGCGCTGGTCTACCGCGCCGGGGGCGTGGCGCGCGGCTACCTGCTCTGGCATCCGCGCGATGTGCCGGCGAGCGCGGTGGACCATGCGCGGCGCGTGGCGGTGCTGGAGCATATCGCGGTGGCGCCCTCCTGGCGGCGGCGTGGCATCGCGCGGCGACTGGTGGCGCGGTTCGAGGCGGAGGCGGCGGGCGCGGGCTGTGAGGCCTGGCTGACGGCGGTGCACGATTTCAACGCCGCCTCCGCCGCGCTGATGCGGCAGGCGGGAGCGGCGCGGGCCATCGACATTCTGGAAAAGCCGCTGGCATAG
- a CDS encoding fructosamine kinase family protein, which produces MSLDGLAQVFGAGIASARPLHGGDLSEVLKVTLEDGRVMAVKRGERVDSEARMLAAMATAEAPVPEVLHQAGSLLCLQWLDEAPASAVGWQALGQGLRRLHNCRGAQYGWPEDYAFGPQPIPNGHAGDWPDFWARRRLLPFLPVLPMAQARRLEALARALPERLPARPTPALLHGDLWTGNALFGDGNAWMIDPACYHGHAEVDLAMLELFGNPTDAFWQGYGPQEPGRAERRPIYQLFPALVHFRLFGASYQGMVARLLSATGV; this is translated from the coding sequence ATGAGCCTGGACGGGCTCGCACAGGTTTTCGGCGCCGGGATCGCCTCGGCGCGCCCATTGCATGGCGGCGATCTCTCCGAGGTGCTGAAGGTCACGCTCGAAGACGGCCGGGTGATGGCGGTGAAGCGCGGCGAGCGGGTCGACAGCGAGGCGCGCATGCTCGCCGCCATGGCCACCGCAGAGGCACCGGTGCCCGAGGTGCTGCATCAGGCCGGATCGCTGCTCTGCCTGCAATGGCTGGACGAGGCGCCGGCCTCCGCCGTCGGCTGGCAGGCGCTGGGGCAAGGGCTGCGGCGGCTGCACAATTGCCGGGGCGCGCAATATGGCTGGCCGGAGGACTACGCCTTCGGGCCGCAGCCGATCCCCAACGGCCATGCCGGGGACTGGCCGGATTTCTGGGCGCGGCGGCGGCTGCTGCCCTTCCTGCCGGTGCTGCCCATGGCGCAGGCGCGGCGGCTCGAGGCGCTGGCCCGGGCACTGCCCGAACGTCTGCCCGCAAGACCGACACCGGCGCTGCTGCATGGCGATCTCTGGACCGGCAACGCGCTCTTCGGCGACGGCAACGCCTGGATGATCGACCCGGCCTGCTATCACGGCCATGCGGAGGTGGATCTGGCCATGCTGGAGCTTTTCGGCAACCCAACGGACGCGTTCTGGCAAGGCTACGGGCCGCAGGAGCCGGGCCGGGCCGAGCGGCGGCCGATCTATCAGCTGTTTCCGGCGCTGGTGCATTTCCGGCTCTTCGGGGCGAGCTATCAGGGCATGGTGGCGCGGCTGCTGAGCGCCACCGGGGTCTGA
- the ygfZ gene encoding CAF17-like 4Fe-4S cluster assembly/insertion protein YgfZ has translation MNGERKVLRLSGPDSEHFLQGLVTNDVTLLKDGLVYTALLTPQGKYRSDFLLVPAGGDILIDVAADQADDLMRALTLYKLRSKVEIAETDIEVTRGTGTPPEGAFADPRDPSLGWRGYDGQPGNAADWEALRVAACVPESGIELTPDTFILEAGFERLHGVDFHKGCFVGQEVTARMKHKTSLRKGLVTVGVEGSAAPGTQIMAGEKLAGTLYTQAGGKGIAHLRFDRASDEMRADGAVVRYAP, from the coding sequence ATGAATGGCGAACGCAAGGTGCTGCGGCTGAGCGGCCCGGACTCCGAACATTTCCTGCAAGGGCTGGTGACCAATGACGTCACGCTGCTGAAGGACGGGCTGGTCTATACGGCGCTGCTGACGCCGCAGGGCAAGTACCGCTCGGATTTCCTGCTGGTGCCGGCGGGCGGGGATATCCTGATCGACGTGGCGGCGGATCAGGCCGATGACCTGATGCGCGCGTTGACGCTCTACAAGCTGCGCAGCAAGGTCGAGATTGCCGAAACCGATATCGAGGTCACCCGGGGCACCGGCACCCCGCCCGAGGGCGCCTTTGCCGATCCGCGCGACCCGTCGCTCGGCTGGCGCGGCTATGACGGCCAGCCCGGCAATGCCGCCGACTGGGAGGCGCTGCGCGTCGCCGCCTGCGTGCCCGAAAGCGGCATCGAGCTGACCCCCGACACCTTCATTCTGGAGGCCGGGTTCGAACGGCTGCACGGGGTGGATTTCCACAAGGGCTGTTTCGTCGGGCAGGAAGTGACCGCGCGGATGAAGCACAAGACCTCCCTGCGCAAGGGTCTGGTCACGGTCGGGGTCGAGGGCAGCGCCGCGCCGGGCACCCAGATCATGGCGGGCGAGAAACTCGCGGGCACGCTCTACACCCAGGCCGGCGGCAAGGGCATTGCGCATCTGCGTTTTGACCGGGCCAGCGACGAGATGCGGGCGGATGGCGCCGTGGTGCGCTACGCGCCATGA
- a CDS encoding ABC transporter ATP-binding protein: protein MTDTPKKPRGLFLWLWWTYLWPYRLLLVVALVFMSVEGAMFGLLSYMMKPMFDNVFVGGNADALWWVGLVIFASFMIRALASIAQKVLMTQVSERTVGDIRNDLLRHLMTLDGSFHQAYGPGYLMQRVEGDVGQISKVWRIIITGAGRDVIALISLFGVALGIDWRWTLVALVGAPLMVLPSILVQRYVRGNARHARDIAARLSTRLNEVFHGIVPVKLNRLEEYQAARYRKLTDKRINAETRAALGQSSIPGLIDIMSGIGFMGVLFYGGGEILAGSKTVGDFMAFFTAIALAFEPLRRLGAVSGNWQIAAASIERLKELLDMVPALRDPETPQPAPQGVPGVLLDDVHLAYGEAPVLRGASLVAEPGKTTALVGASGAGKSTVFNVLTRLAEPESGRVEIGGVPVAMMRLGDLRGLFSVVSQEALLFDESLRENILLGRKDVSEEQLDKVLKAAHVADFLPRLEGGLDAPVGPRGSALSGGQRQRVAIARALLRDTPILLLDEATSALDAQSEAVVQQALERLAEGRTTLVIAHRLSTVRHADKIVVMDQGRVVEEGTHDDLLARNGAYARLHAMQFTES from the coding sequence GTGACCGACACGCCCAAGAAACCCCGCGGGCTGTTTCTCTGGCTCTGGTGGACCTATCTCTGGCCCTACCGGCTGCTGCTGGTGGTGGCGCTGGTCTTCATGAGCGTCGAGGGCGCCATGTTCGGGCTGCTCAGCTACATGATGAAGCCGATGTTCGACAATGTCTTTGTCGGCGGCAACGCGGATGCGCTGTGGTGGGTCGGGCTGGTGATCTTTGCCAGCTTCATGATCCGGGCGCTGGCAAGCATCGCGCAGAAGGTGCTGATGACGCAGGTCTCCGAGCGCACCGTGGGCGATATCCGCAACGACCTGCTCAGGCATCTGATGACGCTCGACGGCAGTTTCCACCAGGCCTACGGGCCGGGCTACCTGATGCAGCGGGTCGAGGGCGATGTCGGCCAGATCAGCAAGGTCTGGCGCATCATCATCACCGGCGCCGGGCGCGACGTGATTGCGCTCATCTCGCTTTTCGGCGTGGCGCTGGGGATCGACTGGCGCTGGACGCTGGTGGCGCTGGTCGGCGCGCCGCTGATGGTGCTGCCGTCGATCCTGGTGCAGCGCTATGTGCGCGGCAATGCCCGCCACGCCCGCGATATCGCCGCCAGGCTCTCCACCCGGCTCAACGAGGTGTTTCACGGCATCGTGCCGGTCAAGCTCAACCGGCTGGAGGAGTATCAGGCGGCGCGCTATCGCAAGCTCACCGACAAGCGCATCAATGCCGAGACCCGCGCCGCGCTGGGGCAAAGCTCGATTCCCGGGCTGATCGACATCATGTCGGGCATCGGCTTCATGGGGGTGCTCTTCTATGGCGGCGGCGAGATCCTCGCCGGATCCAAGACCGTCGGCGATTTCATGGCCTTCTTCACCGCCATCGCGCTGGCTTTCGAACCGCTGCGCCGGCTGGGCGCCGTGAGCGGCAACTGGCAGATCGCCGCCGCCTCCATCGAGCGGTTGAAGGAGCTGCTCGACATGGTGCCGGCGCTGCGCGACCCCGAGACGCCGCAGCCGGCGCCGCAGGGCGTGCCCGGCGTGCTGCTGGACGACGTGCATCTGGCCTATGGCGAGGCGCCGGTGCTGCGCGGCGCCAGCCTGGTCGCCGAGCCCGGCAAGACCACTGCGCTGGTGGGCGCTTCGGGTGCGGGCAAATCCACCGTCTTCAACGTGCTGACCCGGCTCGCCGAGCCCGAAAGCGGCCGCGTCGAGATCGGCGGCGTGCCGGTGGCGATGATGCGACTCGGCGATCTGCGCGGGCTGTTCTCGGTGGTCAGTCAGGAGGCGCTGCTTTTCGACGAATCGCTGCGCGAGAACATCCTGCTGGGGCGGAAAGATGTCTCGGAAGAGCAGTTGGACAAGGTGCTGAAAGCCGCGCATGTGGCGGATTTCCTGCCCCGGCTCGAAGGCGGGCTCGACGCGCCGGTGGGGCCGCGCGGCTCGGCGCTTTCGGGCGGGCAGCGCCAGCGCGTCGCCATCGCCCGCGCGCTGCTGCGCGACACCCCGATTCTGCTGCTCGACGAGGCGACCTCGGCGCTCGACGCGCAATCCGAGGCGGTGGTGCAGCAGGCGCTGGAGCGCCTCGCCGAGGGCCGCACCACGCTGGTCATCGCGCACCGGCTCTCGACCGTGCGCCATGCAGACAAGATCGTGGTGATGGATCAGGGCCGCGTCGTCGAAGAGGGCACGCATGACGACCTGCTTGCCCGCAACGGCGCCTATGCGCGGCTTCATGCCATGCAGTTCACCGAAAGCTGA
- a CDS encoding phosphatase domain-containing protein codes for MLAQLWEKIETAERRFRRSFGKDISSPGARALSTLHYNLFDHAWLRSVWTNFWQIAPGVWRSNQPTHRRFKKYARMGIKTVITLRGEEKYSHYLFEKESCEKLGLTLLHAKLWARMAPKRERILTLIETMRTAERPMMFHCKSGADRAGFASAVYLMVFEGVPVEEARKQLGLKYIHLEFTRTGIQGYILDVYAARNRRDPIPFEQWIATEYNSKPVQAGFDARRPPEELA; via the coding sequence ATGCTCGCGCAGCTCTGGGAAAAGATCGAAACGGCCGAACGGCGGTTTCGCCGGTCTTTCGGCAAGGATATCTCGTCGCCCGGGGCCCGGGCGCTGTCGACCCTGCATTACAATCTCTTCGATCACGCCTGGCTGCGCAGCGTCTGGACGAATTTCTGGCAGATCGCGCCGGGGGTCTGGCGCTCCAACCAGCCCACGCATCGCCGGTTCAAGAAATACGCCCGCATGGGCATCAAGACGGTGATCACCCTGCGCGGCGAAGAGAAATACTCGCATTACCTCTTTGAAAAGGAGAGCTGCGAGAAACTCGGGCTGACACTGCTGCATGCCAAGCTCTGGGCGCGCATGGCGCCCAAGCGCGAGCGCATCCTCACCCTGATCGAGACCATGCGCACGGCGGAGCGTCCGATGATGTTCCACTGCAAGTCCGGCGCCGACCGCGCCGGGTTCGCCTCCGCCGTCTATCTGATGGTGTTCGAGGGCGTGCCGGTGGAAGAGGCACGCAAGCAGCTCGGGCTGAAATACATCCATCTGGAATTCACCCGCACCGGCATTCAGGGCTATATTCTCGACGTCTACGCGGCGCGCAACCGCCGCGATCCGATCCCATTCGAGCAGTGGATCGCCACCGAATATAACAGCAAACCGGTTCAGGCCGGTTTCGACGCCCGCCGCCCGCCGGAGGAACTGGCGTGA
- a CDS encoding IS256 family transposase yields MTDDRMTLIELVAKQADGDLVREMLAFAAERIMEVEVEARTGAAKGARSPLREVQRNGYRDRDWDTRAGRIALEIPRLRKGSYLPSFLEPRRTAEKALVAVIQEAYVHGVSTRSVDDLVKAMGAGGMSKSQVSRLCVEIDERVNAFLSRPLEGAWPYLWLDATYVKVRESGRIISRAVIIAVAVNEDGKREVLGVATGPSEAETFWTDFLRSLADRGLRGVKLVVSDDHKGLRAAARRVFDATHQRCRVHWMRNALAHAPTKQRTAVAAMLKTIFAQENKADAEAQWEVVADALREKQARLGALMDASRDDVLAYMDFPREHWAQIASTNPLERVNREIKRRSDVIGIFPNDEAIVRLVGALMLETNDEWTVARRYMSLESLARVTDTTTVRLSAVAT; encoded by the coding sequence ATGACCGATGACAGAATGACGCTGATTGAGCTGGTTGCGAAGCAGGCCGATGGCGATCTCGTGCGCGAGATGCTGGCCTTCGCGGCCGAGCGGATCATGGAAGTGGAGGTCGAGGCGCGAACCGGTGCCGCGAAGGGCGCTCGCTCTCCCCTGCGGGAGGTTCAGCGAAACGGTTACCGGGACCGCGACTGGGACACTCGTGCCGGTCGGATCGCGCTGGAAATCCCGCGGCTGAGAAAGGGGAGCTACCTGCCCAGCTTCCTGGAGCCGCGACGGACTGCTGAGAAGGCGCTGGTGGCGGTGATCCAGGAGGCTTACGTCCACGGGGTCTCGACGCGCTCCGTAGACGATCTGGTGAAGGCGATGGGCGCTGGCGGCATGTCGAAGAGCCAAGTCAGTCGCCTTTGTGTCGAAATCGACGAGCGGGTGAATGCATTCCTCTCCCGGCCGCTCGAAGGCGCCTGGCCCTATCTCTGGCTCGACGCGACCTACGTGAAAGTGCGCGAGAGCGGGCGGATCATCAGCCGCGCCGTGATAATAGCGGTAGCTGTGAACGAGGACGGCAAGCGCGAAGTTCTCGGCGTCGCCACCGGTCCATCCGAAGCAGAAACGTTCTGGACCGACTTCCTGCGCTCTCTCGCCGACCGTGGCCTGCGCGGCGTGAAGCTGGTGGTCTCCGATGACCACAAGGGGCTGCGGGCTGCCGCGCGGCGGGTGTTCGACGCGACGCACCAGCGCTGTCGCGTTCACTGGATGAGAAACGCGCTTGCCCATGCTCCGACCAAGCAGCGCACGGCCGTGGCGGCAATGCTGAAGACGATCTTCGCCCAGGAAAACAAGGCGGATGCCGAAGCCCAGTGGGAGGTCGTGGCTGACGCGCTGCGCGAGAAGCAGGCGCGGCTCGGCGCCCTCATGGACGCCTCGCGCGACGACGTCCTCGCCTACATGGATTTTCCACGTGAGCATTGGGCCCAGATCGCGTCGACGAACCCACTGGAGCGGGTGAACCGGGAGATCAAGCGCAGGTCTGACGTCATCGGCATCTTCCCGAACGACGAGGCCATCGTCCGTCTCGTCGGCGCGCTGATGCTCGAGACCAATGACGAATGGACGGTTGCGCGGAGATACATGTCGCTTGAAAGCCTGGCGCGTGTCACCGACACTACAACCGTCAGGCTGTCCGCCGTGGCGACCTGA
- a CDS encoding pyridoxal-phosphate-dependent aminotransferase family protein codes for MSLAHGRPYLAIPGPSVMPDAVLRAMHRASPNIYEGELVEMVRGLVPDLKYVAQTEGHATIYTTNGHGAWEASLSNVASEGDTVLVAATGRFGHGWADVATGLGLEVQLIDFGRKSPLDPARVEEALTADKAHRIKAVLMSHVDTATSVRNDVAAVRAAIDAAGHPALLMADCIASMGCDRFLMDEWGADVAVTGSQKGLMVPPGMSFVFFNDRAAARRAEMKRVSRYWDWVPRAEPEFFYQYFGGTAPTHHLYGLRASLDMIRAEGMEAIWSRHATLARAIWAAADVWGAEGPLEMNIADPAQRSHAVTALRLGAPYGAQLREWTDKRAGVTLGIGLGMSEPEDPMGTGFFRIGHMGHVNAHMVLGLLGVVEAGLKSLGIPHGRGGVAAAAEVIGAA; via the coding sequence ATGTCGCTTGCCCATGGTCGCCCGTATCTGGCCATTCCCGGCCCCTCTGTCATGCCCGACGCGGTGCTGCGCGCCATGCACCGGGCCTCGCCCAATATCTACGAGGGCGAGCTGGTCGAGATGGTGCGCGGGCTGGTGCCGGATCTGAAATACGTGGCGCAGACCGAGGGTCATGCGACGATCTATACCACAAACGGCCACGGCGCCTGGGAGGCGTCGCTGTCGAACGTGGCGAGCGAGGGCGACACCGTGCTGGTGGCGGCCACTGGGCGCTTTGGCCATGGCTGGGCGGATGTCGCCACGGGGCTGGGTCTCGAGGTGCAGCTTATTGATTTCGGGCGGAAATCGCCGCTCGATCCGGCGCGCGTCGAAGAGGCGCTCACTGCCGACAAGGCGCACCGGATCAAGGCGGTGCTGATGAGCCATGTGGACACCGCGACCTCGGTGCGCAACGACGTGGCGGCGGTGCGCGCGGCGATCGACGCGGCGGGTCACCCGGCGCTGCTGATGGCCGATTGCATCGCCTCCATGGGCTGTGACCGGTTCCTGATGGACGAGTGGGGGGCCGATGTGGCGGTGACCGGCTCGCAGAAGGGGCTGATGGTGCCGCCGGGGATGAGTTTCGTGTTCTTCAACGACCGCGCGGCGGCGCGGCGGGCCGAGATGAAGCGGGTCAGCCGCTACTGGGACTGGGTGCCGCGCGCCGAGCCGGAATTCTTCTACCAGTATTTCGGCGGGACGGCGCCGACGCATCACCTTTACGGGCTGCGCGCCTCGCTCGACATGATCCGCGCCGAGGGGATGGAGGCGATCTGGTCGCGCCACGCGACGCTGGCCCGGGCGATCTGGGCGGCTGCGGATGTCTGGGGCGCGGAGGGCCCGCTGGAGATGAACATCGCCGATCCGGCGCAGCGCTCGCACGCGGTCACTGCGCTGCGGCTGGGCGCGCCCTATGGCGCGCAGCTGCGGGAATGGACGGACAAGCGGGCGGGGGTGACGCTGGGCATCGGGCTCGGCATGTCGGAGCCCGAGGATCCGATGGGCACCGGCTTTTTCCGCATCGGCCATATGGGCCATGTGAACGCGCATATGGTGCTGGGGTTGCTGGGCGTTGTGGAGGCGGGTTTGAAGTCGCTGGGCATCCCGCACGGGCGCGGCGGTGTCGCAGCGGCGGCGGAGGTGATCGGCGCGGCCTGA
- a CDS encoding histidinol phosphate aminotransferase — MDDRTRQPAPDFTTPALVFLFINMLWIFGVLWVQWGLDAVLLAGLVVNHLITRLERRLTRRG, encoded by the coding sequence ATGGACGACCGCACCCGCCAGCCCGCGCCGGATTTCACCACCCCCGCGCTGGTGTTTCTGTTCATCAACATGCTGTGGATTTTCGGTGTGCTCTGGGTGCAGTGGGGGCTGGACGCCGTGCTGCTGGCGGGGCTGGTGGTGAATCACCTGATCACCCGGCTGGAGCGGCGTCTGACGCGGCGGGGATAG
- a CDS encoding pyridoxal phosphate-dependent aminotransferase: protein MIGPRFPDLISRLPATVPFVGPEEHERAAGIRFRARLGANENVFGPSPRALEALHSADAEIWKYADPSHFDLKAELSARLGCTPGNIVFGEGIDGCLGYLVRLLVEPGDAVVTSDGAYPTFSYHVNAYGGALHKVPYRDDAEDIAALFAKAAEVDAKIVYLANPDNPMGSWYASADIEAALDTLPDGTVLALDEAYIEFAPEGTAPNIDPEDPRVIRFRTFSKAYGMAGARVGYAVGAQPLIGAFDKVRNHFAMNRAAQAGVLAALRDDAWLAEIRDRVGAARSRIVEIAAENGLSCLPSATNFVAVDCGHDGDFARAVLKALVARGVFVRMPFVAPQDRCLRISAGTGAELDILAEELPKALAEASEPAT from the coding sequence ATGATCGGACCGCGCTTTCCTGACCTCATCTCCCGCCTGCCCGCCACCGTGCCCTTTGTCGGCCCGGAAGAGCATGAGCGCGCCGCCGGCATCCGGTTCCGCGCCCGGCTCGGCGCCAACGAGAATGTCTTCGGCCCCTCGCCCCGCGCGCTGGAGGCGCTGCACAGCGCCGATGCGGAGATCTGGAAATATGCCGATCCCAGCCATTTCGATCTGAAGGCCGAGCTCTCGGCCCGGCTCGGCTGCACGCCCGGCAATATCGTTTTCGGCGAGGGCATCGACGGCTGTCTCGGCTATCTGGTGCGGCTGCTGGTGGAACCGGGCGACGCGGTGGTGACCTCCGACGGCGCCTACCCGACCTTCAGCTACCATGTGAACGCCTATGGCGGTGCGCTGCACAAGGTGCCCTATCGCGACGATGCCGAGGATATCGCGGCGCTTTTCGCCAAAGCCGCCGAGGTCGATGCCAAGATCGTCTATCTCGCCAATCCCGACAACCCGATGGGCAGCTGGTACGCTAGCGCCGATATCGAGGCGGCGCTCGACACGCTGCCCGACGGCACGGTTCTGGCGCTGGACGAGGCCTATATCGAGTTCGCCCCCGAGGGCACCGCGCCCAATATCGACCCCGAGGATCCCCGGGTGATCCGCTTCCGCACCTTCTCCAAGGCCTATGGCATGGCGGGCGCGCGGGTGGGGTATGCGGTGGGCGCCCAGCCGCTGATCGGCGCCTTCGACAAGGTGCGCAACCATTTCGCCATGAACCGCGCGGCCCAGGCCGGCGTATTGGCGGCGCTGCGCGACGATGCCTGGCTGGCAGAGATCCGCGACAGGGTCGGCGCGGCACGCTCGCGGATCGTGGAGATCGCGGCGGAGAACGGTCTGAGCTGCCTGCCGAGCGCGACGAATTTCGTCGCGGTGGATTGCGGCCACGACGGCGATTTCGCCCGAGCGGTACTGAAGGCGCTGGTGGCGCGCGGGGTCTTTGTGCGCATGCCCTTCGTCGCGCCGCAGGACCGCTGCCTGCGGATCAGCGCGGGCACCGGGGCAGAGCTCGACATCCTCGCCGAAGAACTGCCCAAGGCGCTGGCAGAGGCCTCCGAACCCGCCACCTGA
- a CDS encoding J-domain-containing protein yields the protein MSRWARLTEQQIRKAEAEGKLTGLAGEGKPLPDRPGDAMLDAGEAVGFRMMAEAGALPEELRLKAQLDAVRAAWQATEEPAKKKRLMAQLADLQMRHEIARDARRKFLR from the coding sequence ATGTCACGCTGGGCCCGACTCACCGAACAGCAGATCCGCAAGGCCGAAGCCGAGGGCAAGCTCACGGGCCTCGCCGGCGAAGGCAAACCGCTGCCCGACCGGCCGGGCGATGCCATGCTCGACGCGGGCGAAGCGGTGGGGTTCCGCATGATGGCTGAGGCCGGGGCGCTCCCGGAAGAGCTCCGGTTGAAGGCCCAGCTCGACGCCGTGCGCGCGGCCTGGCAGGCGACAGAGGAACCGGCGAAGAAAAAGCGCCTGATGGCGCAGCTCGCGGATCTTCAGATGCGCCACGAGATCGCCCGCGACGCGCGCCGCAAATTCCTGCGCTAA